From Mycosarcoma maydis chromosome 16, whole genome shotgun sequence, a single genomic window includes:
- a CDS encoding uncharacterized protein (related to ROT1 - molecular chaperone in the endoplasmic reticulum), which translates to MLSHLTPMLIFVAALATLAAAQSTSRFDDLLDDLAGTWSTGSGAVRTGPNFWNPRTQQFNVPPSAGHSFSFTKDGFWEEALFQWSNDPTYPHCVSALLLWQHGNFSLNANNGTLRMDPFWGDGFQSQWTGCDTTSSATSNNTLAPVASYNQVYLYQTPAVSTDAHFGVSSWKLEMAQLSGELLNPMWKVLNPPSMLPTDVLHIKRYGLE; encoded by the exons ATGCTATCGCATCTCACACCAATGCTCATCTTTGTCGCGGCGCTTGCCACCTTAGCAGCTGCACAGTCGACTAGCCGCTTCGACGACCTCTTGGACGACCTTGCTGGTACTTGGAGTACCGGCAGTGGCGCTGTACGCACCGGTCCC AACTTCTGGAACCCACGCACGCAGCAGTTCAACGTTCCACCATCCGCTGGACACTCTTTCAGTTTCACCAAGGATGGCTTCTGGGAAGAGGCGCTCTTCCAGTGGTCCAACGATC CAACATATCCGCACTGCGTCTCCGCCCTCCTCCTCTGGCAACACGGCAACTTTTCGCTCAACGCAAATAACGGCACGCTCCGCATGGATCCCTTCTGGGGCGATGGCTTCCAATCCCAATGGACAGGATGCGATACCACCTCATCAGCAACCAGCAACAATACGTTGGCCCCCGTAGCCTCCTACAACCA GGTGTACCTCTACCAGACGCCAGCAGTGTCCACCGACGCGCACTTTGGCGTTTCAAGTTGGAAGCTCGAAATGGCCCAGTTGAgcggcgagctgctcaacccCATGTGGAAGGTGCTCAACCCACCATCAATGCTGCCTACCGACGTGCTCCACATCAAGAGATACGGCCTAGAATGA
- a CDS encoding uncharacterized protein (related to KRE6 - Beta-glucan synthase subunit) yields MSASSAAAAARYQPISTQTPNLSQPRTQPRGSSRIMNRDQDANDRAGLLGQDPDHDVASYSRPFRTDPSPNVSHSNIVQPGRGTSTIHSYSTGSQSTNNGTAMPRFMGAYRATAPNSESDLSVHSSSQFSYATNAEKAAYASKAGAAGIASSFQDEDDDWLHDPKAKSTVGTAESLTSMRGLLNVGTLLLIGLCLLMLFLGYPVLIEIRKKYADGTASASLSTTTTFTTFPVNMKRGLVDQETPQSAYKRTSPVDNSAWHLVFSDEFNTPGRTFWPGDDPFWEAYNGWYSGTNDYEYYSPEAINTTDDGYLQISFEERETNNLNFRSGMLQSWNKACFTGGYLEINAQLPGTPDAAGFWPGLWLMGNLGRPGYNGVNEGIWPYSYAGCDTGALPNQTWINGTGPHHAIVANGQFSYQVNHKLSYLPGLRFPACTCPGEDHPGPNNNVARSSPELDMLEATIGANGGQSSQSLQVAPFDIDYFYNNVSGTDYIIHDRDTTKINGYHGNELQESVSALAAIPDRAYQRHANAGFVNFGVEWEPDMNGDGKGLDGETDAYITWYIDDKPTWTLKASALTGVPELDISRRLIPREAMSMIVNLGMAYNFQPPVWRQLQFPGTLKIDYIRMYQRDGRDDRVSCDPNELPTRKYIERHSDIYQNKNISRFPKDRIPKNRLTHPGC; encoded by the coding sequence ATGAGCGCTTCATcagctgcggctgctgcccGCTATCAACCCATCTCGACACAAACCCCAAATCTGTCCCAGCCTAGAACCCAACCTCGAGGCTCGAGCAGAATCATGAAccgagatcaagacgcCAACGATAGGGCGGGTCTGCTAGGCCAGGATCCAGATCACGACGTTGCTAGTTACTCGAGACCATTCCGCACAGATCCTTCTCCCAACGTTTCGCATTCCAACATTGTTCAACCCGGCAGGGGCACCAGCACGATCCACTCTTACTCGACAGGCTCACAGTCGACCAACAACGGCACCGCCATGCCTCGCTTCATGGGCGCATATCGCGCTACGGCACCCAACTCCGAGTCGGACCTCAGCGTCCACTCTTCGTCCCAATTCAGTTATGCTACCAATGCCGAAAAGGCCGCGTACGCCTCCAAGGCGGGCGCTGCTGGAATCGCTTCCAGTTTtcaagacgaggacgacgattGGCTTCACGATCCCAAAGCAAAGAGCACAGTCGGCACTGCCGAATCCCTCACTTCAATGCGAGGCCTTCTCAACGTCGGCACGCTCCTTCTCATCGGCTTGTGTCTTCTCatgctcttcctcggctACCCCGTCCTCATCGAGATTCGCAAAAAGTATGCCGATGGCACCGCTTCAGCCTCGCTCTCCACCACAACCACCTTCACCACTTTCCCCGTCAACATGAAGCGCGGCTTGGTCGATCAAGAGACACCGCAGTCGGCATACAAGCGTACCTCGCCCGTTGACAATTCGGCATGGCATCTGGTCTTTAGCGATGAGTTCAACACGCCTGGTCGAACCTTTTGGCCCGGCGATGATCCCTTCTGGGAAGCCTACAACGGATGGTACTCGGGTACCAACGACTACGAGTACTACTCGCCCGAAGCCATCAacaccaccgacgacgGCTACCTGCAGATCTCGTTCGAGGAGAGGGAGACCAACAACCTCAACTTCCGTTCGGGCATGCTTCAAAGCTGGAACAAGGCCTGCTTTACCGGCGGTTACCTCGAAATCAATGCGCAGCTCCCGGGAACCCCCGACGCTGCCGGTTTCTGGCCTGGTCTTTGGCTCATGGGTAACTTGGGCCGACCAGGCTACAACGGCGTCAACGAAGGTATCTGGCCGTATTCGTATGCTGGATGTGATACCGGTGCGCTGCCCAACCAGACGTGGATCAACGGCACCGGTCCACACCACGCCATTGTCGCCAACGGTCAATTTTCCTACCAGGTCAACCACAAACTCTCGTACCTGCCAGGTCTGCGCTTTCCGGCGTGCACCTGTCCCGGCGAAGACCATCCGGGTCCCAACAACAACGTGGCGCGTAGCAGTCcggagctcgacatgctcgaagcCACGATCGGTGCCAACGGTGGTCAGTCGTCTCAGTCGCTCCAAGTGGCTCCGTTTGACATTGATTACTTTTACAACAACGTGAGTGGCACCGACTACATCATCCATGATAGAGACACCACCAAGATCAACGGATACCATGGCAACGAGCTGCAAGAGTCGGTCTCTGCGCTTGCCGCGATCCCCGATCGAGCGTACCAGAGACACGCGAATGCTGGGTTTGTCAACTTTGGCGTCGAGTGGGAGCCGGACATGAACGGCGATGGTAAAGGCTTGGATGGCGAGACGGACGCCTACATTACGTGGTACATTGATGACAAGCCCACGTGGACATTGAAGGCGAGCGCACTGACGGGGGTGCCCGAACTGGACATCAGCAGGCGCTTGATTCCGAGAGAAGCCATGTCGATGATCGTCAACCTGGGCATGGCGTACAACTTTCAGCCTCCGGTATGGAGGCAGTTGCAATTCCCCGGAACACTCAAGATTGACTACATACGCATGTACCAGCGAGACGGCAGGGACGATCGCGTTTCGTGCGATCCAAACGAGCTGCCTACGCGCAAGTACATCGAGAGGCACAGCGACATCTACCAGAACAAGAACATTTCGCGCTTCCCCAAGGATCGCATTCCTAAAAATAGGTTGACGCATCCTGGCTGCTGA
- a CDS encoding uncharacterized protein (related to PSR1 - plasma membrane phosphatase required for sodium stress response) gives MSSPITSVPDPSESSALASIITQVQPGQVPVVARAARPAQLASKTAVDASAKKKKKKKKKKGAAAATTAQVEQAAHLRSQDQAVAAAARLGSEAAHSQARANSSVATSAPAPAISSAVVASSTDTQEDSETHHSHQASSTLIGTSTAGNTLTHASVLPASDATHSSAAAEQQEVTQASRVPTAAESSEKTVEKHGLIDVPRRTHASSLPAAPSPVGVANANTSTAKTAKPAANTANAANAAPASSPSTKSTLTSRAATKTSKSSKPSFAQRFVAFLTCSSATSAAVQHEEMQEKSRASSTRNAATAAGTIKPGVIPGRTANSNEKCAAKPAGADYPTTAGGGTKLPRAETGDVMSGAVVPPGASFVTADEARKSRASSVNGGANRSSLSASSDQDQDEDDSDDNEDEDDDDDDEMDLDDEDYLTDDQTEEQRLIMQGGMGIPLDEFGQACPLLPSIGALDTGRKCLVLDLDETLVHSSFKMIQNADFIVPVEIDGTVHNVYVIKRPGVDEFMRQMGLIYEVVVFTASLSKYADPVLDMLDIHHAVRHRLFRESCYNHKGNYVKDLSQLGRRIGETIIIDNSPASYIFHPNNAVPISSWFNDPHDTELTDLCPFLADLAHVDDVRAVLDGAL, from the coding sequence ATGTCTTCTCCCATCACCAGCGTCCCGGACCCATCCGAATCATCCGCGTTGGCATCCATCATCACACAAGTTCAACCCGGACAAGTACCCGTGgtcgctcgagctgctcgacccGCCCAACTCGCGTCGAAAActgctgtcgatgcttctgcaaagaaaaagaagaagaaaaagaagaaaaagggCGCTGCGGCAGCTACCACTGCACAAGTAGAACAAGCTGCCCATCTCAGGTCGCAGGATCAAGCCGTCGCCGCGGCAGCACGCCTCGGTTCCGAAGCCGCACACTCACAAGCTCGCGCCAACTCGAGCGTCGCCACCTCAGCACCCGCTCCCGCCATTTCGTCGGCTGTCGTCGCATCTTCAACAGACACGCAAGAAGATTCGGAAACGCACCATTCACACCAAGCTTCCTCTACCTTGATCGGCACTTCCACCGCCGGAAACACACTCACACACGCTAGCGTGCTTCCTGCGTCCGATGCGACCCACTCATCCGCAGCTGCAGAACAGCAAGAGGTTACCCAAGCCTCTCGTGTACCAACGGCCGCCGAAAGCAGCGAGAAAActgtcgagaagcacgGCCTGATCGATGTACCTCGACGCACACATGCATCCAGCCTGCCAGCGGCGCCATCACCCGTCGGCGTTGCAAACGCGAATACTTCCACAGCCAAGACCGCCAAACCGGCAGCCAACACAGCAAACGCAGCAAACGCCGCACCGGCCTCGTCACCCTCTACCAAATCCACTTTGAcgtcgagagcggcgaCAAAGACATCCaagtcaagcaagccaagcttcGCACAGCGATTCGTCGCATTCCTCACCTGTTCCTCTGCGACCTCTGCTGCAGTGCAACACGAAGAGATGCAGGAAAAGAGCCGTGCAAGCAGCACGCGGAACGCTGCAACTGCGGCGGGTACAATCAAACCTGGCGTCATACCTGGACGAACAGCCAACTCGAACGAGAAATGTGCAGCGAAACCTGCCGGTGCGGACTACCCAACCACCGCGGGTGGAGGCACCAAGTTGCCGCGCGCAGAGACGGGTGATGTCATGTCCGGCGCGGTGGTGCCTCCCGGTGCGTCGTTCGTTACCGCCGACGAAGCACGCAAGTCTCGAGCCTCGAGTGTCAACGGTGGCGCGAATCGATCTTCGCTATCCGCCTCGTCtgaccaagaccaagatGAGGATGATTCCGACGAcaacgaggacgaggacgatgacgatgacgacgagatggatctggacgacgaagatTACCTGACCGACGATCAGACGGAAGAGCAGCGGTTGATCATGCAAGGCGGCATGGGAATCCCGTTGGACGAGTTCGGACAAGCGTGTCCTCTGTTGCCCAGCATCGGCGCGCTCGACACGGGACGCAAATGTCTCGTTCTTGATCTGGACGAGACGCTGGTGCATTCGAGCTTCAAGATGATTCAAAATGCAGACTTTATTGTGCcagtcgagatcgacggTACGGTGCACAATGTGTATGTGATCAAGCGACCTGGAGTAGACGAATTCATGCGTCAGATGGGCCTGATCTATGAAGTGGTCGTCTTCACCGCTTCGCTCTCCAAGTATGCGGATCCTGTGCTGGATATGTTGGACATTCACCATGCTGTTCGACATAGGTTGTTTAGGGAGAGCTGTTACAACCACAAGGGCAACTATGTGAAGGATCTAAGTCAACTAGGAAGGCGCATTGGCGAGACgatcatcatcgacaatTCACCTGCCAGCTACATCTTCCATCCGAACAACGCGGTGCCTATCAGCAGCTGGTTCAACGACCCTCATGACACCGAACTGACCGACCTGTGTCCGTTCCTCGCCGACCTCGCGCATGTCGACGACGTCCGCGCCGTCCTAGACGGCGCTCTCTAG
- a CDS encoding putative 40S ribosome biogenesis GTP-binding protein, which yields MADAQQSNKAHRKAKTGGKAEKGKPKHTNGFNPKAFISANINVAQKQILRNAEKEQKRFHVPLADRTPEDEPPPIIVAVVGPEGVGKTTLMRSLIRRYTKHTLADIKGPVTVVTGKKRRVTFIECNNDINSMIDIGKVADLVLLMIDGSFGFEMETMEFLNVLQSHGFPKVIGVLTHLDLIKKAKTLKATKKRLKHRFWTEIYDGAKLFYLSGIINGRYPDTEIQNLSRFIGVMKFRPLIFRNAHPYVLADRMEDLTPREEIRANPKGDRTITVYGYLHGTHLRSSHRVHIPGAGDLSITSIEKLNDPCPLPTQDSEKRRKLSDKAKLIHAPMSDVGGVMFDKDAVYINVPGNFTRNGDNPVEPAGEGERMVMHLQDAHTTLDELAAQSELRLFDSDTTGLPSADISADKNPDGLVYTSPAKGKRVRRAAFDDVLLDDDIDDDDVQDQEDDESEAGFDDDDDDDQEDRGDNRRAFTRKAIEADEADGAASKEIPFADSDSDMGFGSQDDADDDDQDPGSGSGFGSGSDDDDDEIAPWKRDLAARAEATVLANRSRKPLDLARLIYHSDKTPEQIASGNVHSHLDDEDDLRILAESDEGDDFFRRADGQRTASATTGELEEEYQDVPDQARPVCKAVDLSHWAEEKILDSIRRFFITGDEPDNLEERKDGKRDEAVSHPDEGSDSEDGSERADNDDDDQDDADSTEEARAKALAQKKEALKRRFDEQYDDPDADTKQDWYDEQKDRLAAQAALNKSEFATVDEDTRHSVVGYQPGAYVRIELSKVAYELVENFDATYPLLVGGLLASEESFGFIQVRIKRHRWHQKILKTNDPLIFSLGWRRFQSIPIYSLDDGTRNRMLKYTPEHMHCLASFYGPISAPNTGFCAFNTLSTSTPCFRVSATGVVLDVDAGSQKIVKKLKLTGTPAKIYKNTAFIKDMFSSALEVAKFEGAHIKTVSGIRGQVKKALAKPEGQFRATFEDKILMSDIVFLRAWYTIQPRKFYNPVTSLLLRGSKGWQGMRLTGAVRKERQLKAPNHINSSYRAVERTERKFNPLRVPRALQAQLPFKSKPKQMSASNNTSYLAKRAVVLEGDEKKALALLQQMKTVQREKEDKRKAKNKLRQAQKSKLADKDEQIRAVKRKAEMKEIYRIQGMKAQSAAKRQKTAK from the coding sequence ATGGCGGACGCTCAGCAATCCAACAAGGCGCATCGCAAGGCCAAGACCGGCGGCAAGGCCGAAAAGGGCAAGCCCAAGCACACCAACGGCTTTAACCCAAAGGCCTTCATCTCGGCCAACATCAATGTCGCCCAGAAGCAAATCCTGCGCAATGCTGAAAAAGAGCAGAAACGGTTCCATGTGCCTCTGGCCGACAGGACCCCAGAAGACGAGCCGCCTcccatcatcgtcgccgtcgtGGGTCCTGAAGGTGTTGGCAAAACCACGCTCATGCGCTCCCTCATCCGCCGATACACCAAACACACACTCGCCGATATCAAGGGCCCCGTCACCGTCGTCACGGGCAAAAAGCGAAGAGTCACGTTTATCGAATGTAACAACGACATCAACAGCATGATCGATATCGGCAAGGTCGCCGATCTGGTGCTGCTCATGATCGATGGCTCCTTTGGCTTTGAAATGGAGACCATGGAGTTCCTCAACGTCTTGCAATCGCATGGTTTTCCCAAGGTCATTGGCGTATTGACTCATCTCGACCTCATTAAAAAggcaaagacgctcaaggCCACCAAGAAGCGTCTGAAACATCGTTTCTGGACTGAAATCTACGATGGTGCCAAATTGTTCTACCTTTCCGGTATCATCAACGGTCGATATCCGGACACAGAGATTCAAAACCTCTCGCGCTTCATTGGCGTCATGAAGTTCCGTCCACTTATCTTTCGCAACGCCCATCCTTATGTGCTGGCCGACCGAATGGAAGACCTCACACCGAGGGAAGAAATCCGTGCCAATCCCAAGGGTGATCGAACCATTACCGTCTACGGCTACCTCCACGGAACTCACTTACGATCCTCGCATCGAGTTCACATTCCAGGCGCGGGCGACCTTTCCATCACATCCATCGAAAAGCTCAACGACCCATGTCCACTGCCCACCCAAGACAGCGAGAAGCGTCGAAAGCTTTCGgacaaagccaagctcatTCACGCGCCCATGAGCGACGTCGGTGGCGTCATGTTTGACAAGGACGCCGTCTATATCAACGTCCCAGGAAACTTTACACGCAACGGTGACAACCCAGTGGAACCGGCCGGCGAAGGCGAGCGAATGGTCATGCATCTACAGGATGCACATaccacgctcgacgagctcgcaGCGCAAAGCGAGCTGCGATTGTTCGACTCGGATACCACCGGTTTGCCCTCAGCGGACATCTCGGCCGACAAGAACCCAGATGGTCTAGTCTACACATCACCGGCTAAAGGCAAGCGCGTTCGACGAGCCGCTTTCGACGacgtgcttctcgacgacgatatcgacgatgatgatgtcCAAGACCAAGAGGACGATGAAAGCGAAGCAGGctttgacgatgatgatgacgacgaccaagaagaCCGTGGTGACAACCGTCGAGCTTTCACGCGCAAAGCCATCGAGGCGGATGAAGCGGATGGAGCTGCTTCCAAGGAGATCCCGTTTGCCGACAGCGACTCCGACATGGGATTCGGATCTCAagacgatgccgatgacgatgatcaAGATCCTGGCTCTGGTTCCGGCTTTGGATCTGgctccgacgacgatgacgacgagatcgcaCCCTGGAAACGCGACCTCGCTGCGCGCGCCGAAGCCACGGTGCTTGCCAACCGATCGCGCAAACCACTCGACCTGGCGCGTCTCATCTACCACTCGGACAAGACCCCCGAACAGATCGCGTCTGGTAACGTCCACAGCCActtggacgacgaagacgaccTCCGCATACTGGCCGAGTCAGATGAGGGCGATGATTTCTTCCGTCGTGCCGACGGCCAGCGCACCGCTTCTGCCACGACTGGTGAGCTGGAGGAGGAATATCAGGATGTACCTGACCAGGCGCGTCCTGTTTGCAAAGCGGTCGATCTAAGTCACTGGGCTGAAGAGAAGATTTTGGACTCGATCCGACGCTTCTTCATCACAGGCGATGAGCCAGACAACCTCGAGGAGCGCAAAGATGGCAAGCGCGACGAGGCTGTCTCGCATCCAGATGAAGGTTCGGATTCCGAGGACGGATCGGAGCGTGCCGacaacgatgacgatgaccaagacgatgcagatTCGACGGAAGAAGCGCGTGCTAAAGCACTGGCTCAGAAAAAGGAAGCGCTGAAGCGCCGGTTCGACGAGCAATACGACGATCCGGACGCTGACACAAAACAGGACTGGTACGACGAGCAGAAGGATCGGTTGGCAGCTCAAGCCGCACTGAACAAGTCCGAGTTTGCTACAGTCGACGAAGACACGCGTCACTCGGTTGTAGGGTACCAACCAGGAGCTTACGTGCgcatcgagttgagcaaGGTGGCGTACGAGTTGGTCGAGAATTTCGACGCGACCTACccgctgctcgtcggcggGTTGTTGGCTAGCGAGGAGTCGTTCGGTTTCATTCAAGTACGCATCAAACGTCATCGATGGCACCAGAAAATCCTGAAGACCAACGACCCACTCATCTTCTCGCTCGGCTGGCGTCGATTTCAATCGATCCCGATCTACTCGTTGGATGACGGAACGAGAAATCGGATGCTCAAGTACACCCCGGAACACATGCACTGCCTTGCGTCGTTCTACGGACCCATCTCGGCGCCCAATACAGGTTTCTGCGCATTCAATACACTCTCGACCTCTACGCCTTGTTTCCGAGTTTCGGCCACCGGTGTGGTGCTCGATGTGGATGCCGGTAGTCAGAAGATCGTCAAGAAACTCAAACTCACCGGTACACCCGCAAAGATTTACAAGAACACAGCATTTATCAAAGATATGTTCTCCTCGGCACTCGAAGTGGCCAAGTTCGAAGGCGCACATATCAAGACGGTTTCGGGGATTCGAGGACAGGTCAAGAAGGCGCTGGCCAAGCCAGAGGGACAGTTCCGAGCGACTTTTGAGGACAAGATTTTGATGAGCGATATCGTTTTCTTGCGAGCGTGGTATACGATTCAACCGCGCAAGTTCTACAATCCGGTGACGAGTCTATTGTTGCGAGGGAGCAAGGGATGGCAGGGGATGAGGTTGACAGGTGCAGTGAGGAAGGAGCGTCAGCTAAAGGCTCCGAACCATATCAACTCTAGCTACCGAGCAGTTGAACGCACCGAACGCAAGTTCAACCCGCTACGCGTTCCGCGTGCTTTGCAAGCACAACTACCGTTCAAGAGCAAACCCAAACAGATGTCGGCTAGCAACAACACTTCGTACCTCGCCAAACGCGCCGTCGTGCTCGAGGGTGACGAGAAAAAGGCGCTCGCGTTGCTCCAGCAGATGAAAACGGTTCAGCGCGAAAAAGAGGACAAGAGAAaggccaagaacaagctcCGACAGGCGCAAAAGTCGAAATTGgccgacaaggacgagcagATTCGCGCCGTCAAGAGAAAGGCCGAGATGAAAGAGATCTATCGTATCCAGGGCATGAAGGCTCAGTCAGCTGCAAAGCGCCAGAAGACGGCCAAGTAG
- a CDS encoding uncharacterized protein (related to RDS2 - Transcription factor involved in regulating gluconeogenesis and glyoxylate cycle genes), translating to MDTLRGNRKVLPNYLLDDYVPAPDSQSVNDRRSSSSLAHAPVNLNLNESSRQPLNQPVGASTSVADSVDAPATPIGSLPRRKKKLRQACVYCRRSHLVCEEKRPCHRCVKRGIADRCVDPPQEGQLDHEDSWPATLEPSTNPISLQEARFPLSAAAASTFQLAPSISNDDITERAASDGSRNRKRKIKSEDARGSSTESHQQHKLQAAAHLEHNQPPISLEYASSAPPSSSYVSRTDYAPSRPNIHTNVQASVPSSAMSAPGAPSHTSIPQSIPMQAGSSMPARAAPSQLLQGQPIFQPPTSAELDSLFSTYFFDVADAFHTRQNGAPHDEMPPHPHNTNGQATSMFPHQPRHQPPHQQAHHPSHLAHLDDIGPDMGASLPTLHHHYVDPFVPSSSDPRNLRPAHPVAPLPQHQPRPSDLGNSHPVGSGTTSANDVADHNLSNVHATSALHVPSDVAYAQSAKLRAGSNGQEAQARQRPGDVYAPYPYRKGYASLMRYMTEQNWSEQSIRSVEAALSKIRRLWFSLEDNIQPSSLIQLQAEWAGNVRYFSESVLPFTPIPMLVCRKAGEVYASNQLAQDLCGRGRHEMTGGRLSCYELMTESSASEFFRLYELAVGGSQAEDGSYIPTVGNTAPLYWNAEIVQPSNDGKHVVIPTRGIFEMKIAPCGLPSLLVCCFVPLT from the coding sequence ATGGACACGCTTCGAGGCAATCGCAAGGTCCTGCCCAACTACCTGCTGGACGACTATGTTCCCGCACCTGATTCTCAGAGCGTCAACGATCGCCGATCCAGCAGCTCACTGGCACACGCTCCCGTCAACTTGAACCTGAATGAGAGCTCTCGTCAGCCCCTTAACCAACCGGTTGGCGCGTCTACCAGTGTCGCTGATTCGGTCGATGCGCCTGCGACGCCTATCGGCTCTCTGCCGCGTAGAAAGAAAAAGCTCAGACAAGCATGCGTCTATTGCCGACGATCGCATCTGGTGTGCGAAGAGAAACGCCCTTGCCATCGCTGTGTTAAAAGGGGAATCGCAGATCGATGCGTTGATCCTCCACAAGAAGGCCAGCTTGACCACGAGGACAGCTGGCCAGCCACTCTCGAACCAAGCACCAACCCCATTTCATTACAAGAAGCTCGGTTCCCATTGTCAGCCGCAGCTGCCTCAACATTCCAGCTCGCACCGTCCATTTCCAACGACGACATTACCGAGCGAGCCGCATCCGATGGCAGTCGGAATAGGAAGAGGAAAATCAAGTCCGAGGATGCTCGTGGCAGCTCCACAGAATCGCATCAACAACATAAACTCCAAGCCGCTGCGCATCTCGAACATAACCAACCGCCCATCTCGCTTGAATATGCATCCTCAGCACcaccgtcgtcgtcttATGTATCTCGCACTGATTACGCCCCGTCGCGACCGAATATCCACACAAATGTGCAAGCATCAGTGCCAAGTAGCGCCATGTCGGCACCGGGAGCACCTTCCCACACGTCGATACCACAGTCGATCCCAATGCAAGCAGGATCCTCAATGCCAGCGAGAGCCGCACcgtcgcagctgctccagGGCCAGCCCATCTTCCAGCCACCTACCTCGGCAGAGCTCGACTCTCTCTTCTCAACCTACTTTTTTGACGTCGCAGACGCGTTTCATACGCGCCAGAATGGCGCTCCTCATGATGAAATGCCGCCGCACCCGCACAATACAAACGGCCAAGCTACGTCCATGTTTCCACATCAACCACGCCACCAGCCACCACATCAGCAAGCTCATCACCCATCacatcttgctcatctcgatGACATTGGTCCTGACATGGGCGCCTCGTTGCCAACGTTACACCATCATTACGTCGATCCTTTCGTCCCATCGAGCTCCGACCCACGCAACCTTCGGCCAGCTCATCCAGTCGCACCGTTGCCGCAGCATCAGCCGCGGCCGTCAGATCTCGGCAATAGCCATCCAGTAGGGTCTGGCACGACGTCTGCGAACGACGTAGCAGATCACAATCTGAGCAATGTACATGCTACTTCTGCACTACACGTACCGAGCGATGTCGCTTATGCCCAGAGTGCAAAGCTTCGAGCCGGTTCGaacggccaagaagcgcaggcTCGACAGAGGCCCGGCGATGTATACGCTCCGTATCCATACCGCAAAGGCTATGCATCACTGATGCGATACATGACGGAACAGAATTGGTCCGAGCAGTCGATCCGATCGGTGGAGGCGGCGCTCTCGAAAATCCGACGTCTTTGGTTCTCGCTCGAGGATAACATTCAACCATCGAGCCTGATCCAGTTGCAAGCCGAATGGGCAGGCAATGTGCGCTACTTTTCCGAGTCAGTGCTTCCCTTTACACCGATACCAATGCTCGTGTGCCGCAAAGCGGGCGAAGTGTACGCGTCGAATCAGCTGGCGCAGGATCTCTGCGGCAGAGGCAGACACGAGATGACCGGCGGTAGGCTGTCGTGTTATGAGCTCATGACCGAGAGTTCGGCATCAGAGTTCTTTCGATTGTATGAGCTCGCTGTGGGTGGAAGCCAAGCCGAAGATGGGAGCTACATTCCCACCGTTGGCAACACGGCGCCACTCTATTGGAATGCTGAGATCGTGCAACCAAGCAATGACGGGAAGCACGTCGTGATTCCCACACGAGGCATTTTCGAGATGAAAATTGCACCTTGTGGTCTGCCTTCGCTGTTGGTTTGCTGCTTTGTCCCGTTGACCTGA
- a CDS encoding putative methylene-fatty-acyl-phospholipid synthase: MSALFHKSSAYVVSNVVDLTQPSLWIAVGSICFNPLYWNIVAQNEYHNKTITKLLGGRRYLGCYLLAVSIFSLGILRDHLYNLALKDQPTHALLQQAWVKPVAALLFASGNIFVLSSMWALGVTGTYLGDYFGILMDSIVTGFPFNVMANPMYWGSSMSFTAVALWFGKPAGLLLSVLVVIVYALALRFEEPFTANIYKQAEKKRRAEAEKQALIESQGPASGTRNRSKRTPSKPNA; encoded by the coding sequence ATGTCGGCCCTTTTTCACAAGTCGAGCGCATATGTGGTGTCCAACGTGGTTGATCTGACGCAACCTTCGTTGTGGATCGCTGTTGGAAGCATCTGCTTTAACCCGCTCTACTGGAACATTGTGGCACAGAACGAGTACCACAACAAGACGATCACCAAGTTGCTCGGCGGACGACGCTACCTCGGATGCTACCTGCTCGCCGTCTCCATTTTTTCGCTTGGCATTCTGCGTGACCATCTGTACAACCTCGCACTCAAGGATCAGCCGACGCATGCCTTGTTGCAACAGGCGTGGGTCAAGCCTgtcgctgctctgctctttGCTTCGGGTAACATCTTTGTGCTTTCGTCCATGTGGGCGCTCGGTGTCACGGGCACCTACTTGGGTGACTACTTTGGTATCCTTATGGACAGCATCGTCACGGGCTTTCCTTTCAACGTGATGGCCAACCCCATGTACTGGGGTAGCTCGATGAGCTTCACCGCGGTTGCGCTGTGGTTTGGCAAACCTGCTGGACTGCTGCTCAGTGTCCTGGTGGTGATCGTCTATGCGCTCGCTCTGCGCTTCGAGGAACCGTTTACCGCCAACATCTACAAGCAggccgagaagaagaggagggCTGAAGCCGAAAAGCAAGCGTTGATCGAGAGTCAAGGTCCTGCCTCTGGCACGCGCAACCGAAGCAAAAGGACGCCATCCAAGCCCAACGCCTAA